Genomic window (Rosa chinensis cultivar Old Blush chromosome 6, RchiOBHm-V2, whole genome shotgun sequence):
AATTCTCCTTGTTTGTAGTCTGGGCTCTGGTTTGATAAGCTTTTTTGAGtatgttttcattttcttctcaattttATGGGTCCAGGATTGGTGCTTGATATTGGAACTACCTCAAATTACTGAAATTTGGTCACTAAATCCTTATCCCTTGACGCATAGCACACACTAGTTTTTGCTGAATTTTACTTTAGCTGAAGTATTCGTATTATTGTTCAAAACCCCCTATTGATCCTAGGATTCACAGACCCAAATGAGCTCTTCCTTGTGTCCTTGGACTAAATTTGTTTGAGATGGAAATAAATTTGTATAATCAACCATTGTATAACATAAAAACCGAGATACACTTAATGCTTGAATTTGTTGTGCTCAGCTGTATAGTGTGGAGGTCCATATTGGTCATCATATATGATGTTCTGACACATGAAAACCAGGTTTTCAAATTCGAAAAGAAAAGATTGAATaccaaagatatatatatatatatatttttttttagatgcAAAACAAGATATCTTTAGTGCTTTATTGTTTGGTTTTAGTTCCCACTGGTAAGACTTGAGGCTTAGTTTTAATACCTTATTATCTGCGCATTACCACTTATGGAGCGTTCACATAGCCCTGCATGTTGTATAGTGGAAACAATTATTTTTCATCAATAATGAGAGTTTTCACATATGTTGTAAAGCTTATTTGCTGCATTAACAATCTCCTACTAAGTTTCACTAAGTTGATTTAATAAAAAATGCCAACTTGGTTTAGACTATTCAGTGCTTTACTGTTATATTCTTCATGTGGGTGCACTAGTTTCTGATCGGTTATCTTTTGTGGGACTTTTTCAGGCTTTATTACGACAACAACTGTAGCCCTCTTTTCTCCCAATATCTTTCCCTCCAGGCACTGCAGTGTAAAACAAGCTTGGAGCACACATTTTAGCACTAGAAGTACATCAGGTTTCTGTGGCTAATTGTATGAGTTTTGGTTTAAGACCTTATTGATTCTTTTTCAGTCTTGTCTCTTTATGGGATGTTGTTCTTACATAGTTGTTTCTCAGCATCTGTACAGTCTGAAACAGATGAACTAGTGGAGGATAAGGCCAAGGATCTGCCTTCGAGTGGGGATTCTATACGCCGTCGATTTCTTGATTTTTATGCTAAACGTGGTCATAAGATTCTTCCAAGTGCCTCTCTTGTGCCAGATGATCCCACAGTTCTACTCACGATTGCAGGAATGCTTCAATTTAAGCCTATATTCCTTGGTCAGGTATGGCACAGACATTCCAGAAATCTGACATGAAATTTTTCCTGCTTACATTTATTTCATAAAATATTTACCTTTGAAAGTAAAAGTGTTCGCATGTAATTACCTAGTAAGTATGACTATTTCATTGTTGGATATTTTGCACATGAAAAATGATTTTAGTCATAGCCAGTATTCGAGCACCAAATTCTGGATATTTTCATCCCTAATGTCATATACATGACACTCTGTCTGTTATGTGGCATTTGCTCTTGTTTATACCTTTTTTTTCTGAACTTGTTGATTTCTTACATTCTTTTAAAGAACCTCTAGCTTATCTAATGATGCTAGCAGATCCTGTTCAGGTTCCAAAACAAGTACCTTGTGCTACAACTGCTCAAAGGTGCATACGTACAAATGATGTGGAGAATGTAGGTCGAACATCCCGACACCACACATTCTTTGAGATGCTTGGAAACTTCAGTTTTGGAGATTACTTCAAGAAGGAAGCAATCCAGTGGGCATGGGAGCTTTCAACTGTAGAGTATGCACGAACTTTAATGCTCTTTGTTGGATATTAACTCGAAAATATATTTTGGTTATTGTTTGAAGCATGATCGCATTTTTTCTCAGTGAAATCATTCTGTAAATAGAAGTTAGCCATCTCCTCCACATCTTTTTCACCATGTAGACATGAAATCCATACTGTTTGCAAACTCCCTGTAAAGAATTGTATCTGAACTCCTTGTTAAAAAATGAAGGAGGTGTTTCTTATTCAAATAAGGATCCACTCATGTTCCATAAGAAAAACCATGAGACACAGAGAAGTGTCATTTTGTCCTTTCTGttggtgttgttgttgttctggATTTCACTTATGATTTTACTGTCTCATGACTCTGCATATTTCAATTATTTAGTCGTCTGTAAGTATTTTACTCTCCTGTTATGCATAAAAAAATCATCTACATACCTCTTTCCTTTCAGGTTTGGATTACCAGCGGACAAATTATGGATTAGTGTGTTTGAAGATGACAATGAAGCTTTTGAACTTTGGCATGATGAGGTGAGCTAAAAAGTTCACCAATaatttcttttagttttgtGTATTTTGTTCCTTGCTCATGGATTCTCTCATTCTCAGCTTATAATTTATCAAGCAGCtttgtcttttttgttttttcactaATGAGCAAAAGATGCTTTTGTAATTAGTAATGTTTCACTGTTTATGGTGCGGATATACTATATAATGTACACATAATTAAGCGTATCCTTGGCCTTAATGTATAACCACAGTTACAGTAATAGTGCAATTTCTGTTGGCAACATTATTTGAGCGAGGGATTTGCTTCAGGTGGGTGTTCCTGCTGAGCGAATAAAGAGAATGGGTGCAGATGACAACTTTTGGACCAGTGGAGCAACTGGTCCTTGTGGTCCATGCTCAGAGATTTATTATGATTTCCATCCTGAGAGGGGATATTCAGACATTGTATGTATTTGGTTTCTAAAAGTTCCGTGTAGAGGGAATGAATTTAACTCTCAAATACATTAAAGAggtgtttttccttctttctttaaCGTTTTGGATGGATTTAATTTTCAGGATCTCAATGATGATACCAGGTTTATAGAGTTTTACAATTTGGTTTTTATGGAATTCAACAAAAAGGATGATGGTTCGCTTGAACCCTTAAAGCAGAAGAATATAGATACTGGGCTTGGCCTGGAGCGTATGGCTCGAATCCTTCAGAAGGTATCAGCTTATCTTCCAGTATCACAATATAATGGACACAAATTTCTTCACAACCTCATTATCTTCCTGTTGTTCACCATGGAATACATTCATTAAATACCAATGTTTCAACTTGTTCAAGAATTTTTAGTAAGTCATTCTTTTTCTGCAGGTTCCAAACAACTATGAAACTGACCTGATTTATCCAATTATAGAGAAGACCTCAGAATTGGCAAATGTATCATATAGCCTAGCTGATGATCGTTCAAAATTGAACCTCAAAGTAAGCCCGCTTTTGAAAAACTGCTAGTTTTGTTAATCTTGTttcaacaaagaaattactTCTTGGAACAGAGAAAGCTACCTCAGCAGCTCAGCTTTAtattattatcattattattttctttcagATTATAGGAGATCATTTGCGTGCAATTGTCTATCTCATATCAGATGGTGTTGTTCCCTCAAATATTGGGAGAGGTTATGTAGTTCGACGGCTAATCAGAAGGGCTGTTCGTACTGGTAGGATGCTTGGTATAAAGGGCGATGGTCAGGGAAACCTTGAAGGAGCATTTTTACCTGTCATTGCAAGAAAAGTAATAGAGTTGAGCACCCATATTAATCCGGATGTAAGGGGTAGAGCAGCCCGTGTTTTTGAAGAGTTGAAAAGGGAAGAACTAAAATTTGTACAGACACTGGAGAGAGGAGAAAAGTATCTGGATCAAATGCTAGTTGAGGCACTATTAACTGCCAAAGAAAGTGGAACTATACCGTGCTTGTCTGGCAAAGATGCATTTCTTTTGTATGATACATATGGATTTCCTGTCGAAATAACAACAGAAGTGGCTGAAGAACGCGGTGTTAGTATCGATATGCATGGTtttgatattgaaatggaaaacCAAAGGCGTCAATCTCAGGCTGCACATAGTGCTGTTAAACTTGCCATGGGAAATAGTTCAGATCTTACAAAGAATGTTCCAGACACTGAATTTCTTGGATATGATACCCTTTCTGCAAGAGCAGTAGTGGAAAGTCTTATAGTGGATGGGAATCCAGTCATACAGGTTTCTGAAGGAAATGATGTAGAAGTATTGTTGAACAGAACTCCATTTTATGCAGAATCAGGTGGTCAGATTGGAGATCATGGATTTTTATATATCCCAGGTGAAAACCAACATAAGGTTGTGATGGAAATAATAGATGTACAAAAATCATTGGGTAACATATTTGTTCACAAGGGTACAATCAGAGAGGGAGTTCTAGAAGTTGGCAGAGAAGTTGAAGCAGCAGTGGATGCAAGACTCAGGCAGCGAGCTAAGGTACAGAATCAAATGCAGGGTTAAACTCTTTTCTTCCCGTAAATAATGAAGTTAACATAAGTATCAAAACTATAGTTGCTATGAACACATCCTGGTATCTTATTCATGCATAGATAGCTGACTCGATTGCAAACAAGAAAAGTCAAAGTATATGGAATCATTTAATGGTCTTCGCTTAGCAATTGCAGTATATTCTTTTCAAAATCTTTTATTTTGCAAACTGAACCCCATTTGGTATTCTGCAGGTGCATCATACTGCTACTCATTTGCTGCAATCTGCACTTAAGAAAGTTATAGGTCAGGAAACTTCACAAGCTGGTTCACTGGTGGCTTTTGACCGTCTAAGATTTGATTTCAACTTCCACCGGCCAATCACTGACAGTGAgcttgaagaaattgaaaaattggttAATATGTGGATTGGGGATGCAACACTGCTTCAAACAAAAGTGATGCCTCTTGCTGATGCAAAAGGGGCAGGGGCTATAGCAATGTTTGGTGAAAAATATGGTGAAGAGGTAGAATGTTCTGTGGAATATGATAATTGGTGCATACTTTACTGCTTCATCTCTAATACTGAATTCGCTTTGCACCTTGTATTGATCAACTAAACAATTTGTTTAACTTTACCAGAGTTTCAGAACTAAATGAATATTGATATGTACATGGATTGGTTTAGTCAGCAAAtagaatagaaatataataaCTCTTGTAGGAAAAGGgtgttctttattttttctctgtAGTTAAAGGGAGTTATTTATCTTTTGGTTTGCTGTAGTAAATTATTTACTAGATGGCTATTTTAATCCCTTAAAGTTTAGTATTCATTTTCTGAAAACAAGTTTAGAGGGTAGTACATTGTACCCAACCAAGGATGTAGTTGAAGGATTCAGTGAGACACCATGTATATTGAGTAGTTCCGCATGTAAAATTTGGTTTGAAATTATTTCACTGAACTATGACCTATTGTAGGTACGTGTCGTAGAGGTTCCTGGTGTATCCATGGAACTCTGTGGTGGGACTCATGTGAGCAATACTTCTGAGATACGTGGTTTCAAAATAATTTCAGAGCAAGGTATCGCATCTGGAGTCAGGCGAATAGAAGCTGTGGCTGGTGAAGCTTTTATTGAATATGTCAATTCCAGAGATTATTATATGAAACAGCTGTGTTCCACCCTCAAAGTATGTTTTCTTCAAGTCCATTCATCTGCAGGTTTCATCGCATTTTATGCATGCAACATAAATTGTATTTTATCATGTTTAGTATAGCTTAAGCAGAAATTTCTTGCTGAGATCAGCTACCTTACACTATCCACTATAAATGGAGAATATATTCTTGACCTGGAAGTCCTTATTTTAATTTTAGGCTAATTAATTGTTCTGGTGCTGCAATTGCTTAAGTGGTCAAATTTACATTTGATTGTTCCATTGTAGgcttaaaattttcaaaatactgCAATTCTTCATTCAAGCATACTTTTATTGCAGTCCCTCGGTTGAGTATAATCAGATAATTTAATGTcctaaacaattaaaatttcCCACACAAAGATGACAGTTCCGCATTATGTCCCCAACTCAGTGGGTATTGTTGACACCATTGAGACTGATAATAGAAACTTTCACCTTCCTTGTATCTGGAACTTCTTTGATTTATTTCATCCACTGTGGCTTATAgtattgttttctatttttcttctttccattCTCTTATCCTTTTCAACCTTTGAGTGCTCCTTGGTGCCTAATACTTCACCTGTGAGTGAAATGGTGGTTTTTACCATTGCATGCTGTTGCTTTTGTGTAGGTGAAAGCTGAAGAAGTAACAAACAGGGTAGACAATCTCTTAGAGGAGTTACGAATGACAAGGAATGAAGTTTCTAGTTTGCGTGAAAAGGCTGCTGTTTACAAAGCATCACAGTTGGCAGCCAAGGCGGTTTCTGTGGGAACTTCAAATATCAGGTAATATCTACCTCACCTTGGGATTTGTAACAGAGTTTATATCATCATCATTtatcaccaaaaccctaaccaTTAATCATGTGGAGGGCGATTAGTCCTCTTCTTTCTGTGCTTTTTTTATGTATCTGAAGCTCCTACCTAGCAATGATATTCATTACAAAACTTGTCAGTTATGTGCATATTAAAGCCCAAGAAATCTCATAATCTTGGTGAAGAATTTAGTGATTTCTATGTTAACCCATGTGGTACCAACATGTGGAGGACTTAAATTTGAGTTCTCTACTCATTGCATGaggtttctaaaaaaaaaaagaaaaaaaaaaagtgaagtcatttttcttttattttcaaatgtAGTGgaaattgttttttgtttatatctttattgatttcttttcttatatCCTGTCACAGGGTACTAGTTGAATCTCTGGATGATACTGATGCTGATTCACTAAAAAAAGCAGCTGAATATCTAATAGATACGCTACAAGATCCGGCAGCTGTAATTCTGGGCTCTTGTCCTGGTGATGAGAAGGTAAGTTTGGTTGCAGCATTCACTCCAGGGGTTGTGAAGTTGGGAATACAGGCAGGGAAGTTTATAGGGCCTATAGCTAAGCTGTGTGGTGGGGGAGGGGGTGGAAGACCCAATTTTGCTCAGGCCGGTGGGAGGAAGCCTGAGAATTTGTCAGATGCACTTGAAAAAGCTAGATCAGAAATCTTCTTACGTCTCTCTGAAAAGGCAAGCTGAAAGTCTCAAGTCAGCCTTGTATTTGTGTAGGGTTTCTATGTTGCTTTGCAATATCACATAGGCTCCGAAGGAGTAGTGTCTGTACTAACTGTTAGGGGTATGAAAACCCATTGTCCTGAGGATAATATTGTAGCTAGTAAATATGAGGGGGTATGAATATTTTGTGAATTTGTTCTACAATATTAACTTTAGATGAGGATTATACAGCTCTATGGGCccttcaaaaaaacaaaaatttaatacAGCTCTATGGGTGCAAATTGAATTATTCTTTTGTTGGGACATTGTGACTATTGAGATTTTAACAATATTTTACTAGAGCTACTTTCCTAATCTATCTTAGTGGTCAACCTGGTTGCTCCGCGTCGATCTCCATGTTGATTCAtataaaatcaattcaagacCCCAATGATTTGTGATTGATGgctttcagaagcttctgagcCGTGCGACCCAGATTCAACAATCGTCGTATCTGCTTGGAAGCGACTGGTATTTCAAATGGTAATTTTGTATTATAGATTCTCATGAATTGATTGGCCTGGCATATAAAGGCTACCATAGTTTACTCTTGGCCTCCAAGAAATCTGACTTGTTGACCAAGAAATCTGACTTGAGCGCGAAGAAACCTTATTACATTGAGTTCACAGTAATTACTGTTTCTGAACTCTAATTAGCAGACAAAAGAAATCACTATATAATCATACTACATTTTCTGGGAGCAGACCCAATTCACCAATTAGCAATCAGAGTAACTCACAAACCCCTAAGCATCAAAATAGAAATCAAAATGGCCGAAGATATGGATAACAATCTGCCCCCTTCTGTAGAGTCTTCAACCAATAATGGATCCGAGGAGCACAAGTCCAAGGATCTCTCAGTGAGTAGCGATTCGATTCGTCACCGTTTTCTGGAATTTTTTGCTTCCCGTGGTCACAAGGTTCTTCCTAGTGCTTCTCTGGTCCCAGATGATCCCACAGTTCTACTAACAATTGCTGGAATGCTTCAGTTCAAGCCTATATTCCTTGGCCAGGTTCAAAGACTAGTACCTCGTGCAACAACTTCTCAAAGGTGCATTCGCACTAATGATGTGGAGAATGTAGGTAGAACAGCTCGGCATCATACATTCTTCGAAATGCTTGGCAACTTCAGTTTCGGAGATTACTTCAAGAAGGAAGCAATCCAATGGGCATGGGAGCTTTCGACTGAA
Coding sequences:
- the LOC112172475 gene encoding alanine--tRNA ligase, chloroplastic/mitochondrial isoform X1, which gives rise to MASLKLPQTLSNSSHGGKALLPFPASSLLPKSTFPVYRARKVAVSTGFITTTTVALFSPNIFPSRHCSVKQAWSTHFSTRSTSASVQSETDELVEDKAKDLPSSGDSIRRRFLDFYAKRGHKILPSASLVPDDPTVLLTIAGMLQFKPIFLGQVPKQVPCATTAQRCIRTNDVENVGRTSRHHTFFEMLGNFSFGDYFKKEAIQWAWELSTVEFGLPADKLWISVFEDDNEAFELWHDEVGVPAERIKRMGADDNFWTSGATGPCGPCSEIYYDFHPERGYSDIDLNDDTRFIEFYNLVFMEFNKKDDGSLEPLKQKNIDTGLGLERMARILQKVPNNYETDLIYPIIEKTSELANVSYSLADDRSKLNLKIIGDHLRAIVYLISDGVVPSNIGRGYVVRRLIRRAVRTGRMLGIKGDGQGNLEGAFLPVIARKVIELSTHINPDVRGRAARVFEELKREELKFVQTLERGEKYLDQMLVEALLTAKESGTIPCLSGKDAFLLYDTYGFPVEITTEVAEERGVSIDMHGFDIEMENQRRQSQAAHSAVKLAMGNSSDLTKNVPDTEFLGYDTLSARAVVESLIVDGNPVIQVSEGNDVEVLLNRTPFYAESGGQIGDHGFLYIPGENQHKVVMEIIDVQKSLGNIFVHKGTIREGVLEVGREVEAAVDARLRQRAKVHHTATHLLQSALKKVIGQETSQAGSLVAFDRLRFDFNFHRPITDSELEEIEKLVNMWIGDATLLQTKVMPLADAKGAGAIAMFGEKYGEEVRVVEVPGVSMELCGGTHVSNTSEIRGFKIISEQGIASGVRRIEAVAGEAFIEYVNSRDYYMKQLCSTLKVKAEEVTNRVDNLLEELRMTRNEVSSLREKAAVYKASQLAAKAVSVGTSNIRVLVESLDDTDADSLKKAAEYLIDTLQDPAAVILGSCPGDEKVSLVAAFTPGVVKLGIQAGKFIGPIAKLCGGGGGGRPNFAQAGGRKPENLSDALEKARSEIFLRLSEKAS
- the LOC112172475 gene encoding alanine--tRNA ligase, chloroplastic/mitochondrial isoform X3 produces the protein MLGNFSFGDYFKKEAIQWAWELSTVEFGLPADKLWISVFEDDNEAFELWHDEVGVPAERIKRMGADDNFWTSGATGPCGPCSEIYYDFHPERGYSDIDLNDDTRFIEFYNLVFMEFNKKDDGSLEPLKQKNIDTGLGLERMARILQKVPNNYETDLIYPIIEKTSELANVSYSLADDRSKLNLKIIGDHLRAIVYLISDGVVPSNIGRGYVVRRLIRRAVRTGRMLGIKGDGQGNLEGAFLPVIARKVIELSTHINPDVRGRAARVFEELKREELKFVQTLERGEKYLDQMLVEALLTAKESGTIPCLSGKDAFLLYDTYGFPVEITTEVAEERGVSIDMHGFDIEMENQRRQSQAAHSAVKLAMGNSSDLTKNVPDTEFLGYDTLSARAVVESLIVDGNPVIQVSEGNDVEVLLNRTPFYAESGGQIGDHGFLYIPGENQHKVVMEIIDVQKSLGNIFVHKGTIREGVLEVGREVEAAVDARLRQRAKVHHTATHLLQSALKKVIGQETSQAGSLVAFDRLRFDFNFHRPITDSELEEIEKLVNMWIGDATLLQTKVMPLADAKGAGAIAMFGEKYGEEVRVVEVPGVSMELCGGTHVSNTSEIRGFKIISEQGIASGVRRIEAVAGEAFIEYVNSRDYYMKQLCSTLKVKAEEVTNRVDNLLEELRMTRNEVSSLREKAAVYKASQLAAKAVSVGTSNIRVLVESLDDTDADSLKKAAEYLIDTLQDPAAVILGSCPGDEKVSLVAAFTPGVVKLGIQAGKFIGPIAKLCGGGGGGRPNFAQAGGRKPENLSDALEKARSEIFLRLSEKAS
- the LOC112172475 gene encoding alanine--tRNA ligase, chloroplastic/mitochondrial isoform X2, coding for MLQFKPIFLGQVPKQVPCATTAQRCIRTNDVENVGRTSRHHTFFEMLGNFSFGDYFKKEAIQWAWELSTVEFGLPADKLWISVFEDDNEAFELWHDEVGVPAERIKRMGADDNFWTSGATGPCGPCSEIYYDFHPERGYSDIDLNDDTRFIEFYNLVFMEFNKKDDGSLEPLKQKNIDTGLGLERMARILQKVPNNYETDLIYPIIEKTSELANVSYSLADDRSKLNLKIIGDHLRAIVYLISDGVVPSNIGRGYVVRRLIRRAVRTGRMLGIKGDGQGNLEGAFLPVIARKVIELSTHINPDVRGRAARVFEELKREELKFVQTLERGEKYLDQMLVEALLTAKESGTIPCLSGKDAFLLYDTYGFPVEITTEVAEERGVSIDMHGFDIEMENQRRQSQAAHSAVKLAMGNSSDLTKNVPDTEFLGYDTLSARAVVESLIVDGNPVIQVSEGNDVEVLLNRTPFYAESGGQIGDHGFLYIPGENQHKVVMEIIDVQKSLGNIFVHKGTIREGVLEVGREVEAAVDARLRQRAKVHHTATHLLQSALKKVIGQETSQAGSLVAFDRLRFDFNFHRPITDSELEEIEKLVNMWIGDATLLQTKVMPLADAKGAGAIAMFGEKYGEEVRVVEVPGVSMELCGGTHVSNTSEIRGFKIISEQGIASGVRRIEAVAGEAFIEYVNSRDYYMKQLCSTLKVKAEEVTNRVDNLLEELRMTRNEVSSLREKAAVYKASQLAAKAVSVGTSNIRVLVESLDDTDADSLKKAAEYLIDTLQDPAAVILGSCPGDEKVSLVAAFTPGVVKLGIQAGKFIGPIAKLCGGGGGGRPNFAQAGGRKPENLSDALEKARSEIFLRLSEKAS